Sequence from the Ooceraea biroi isolate clonal line C1 chromosome 2, Obir_v5.4, whole genome shotgun sequence genome:
CGGCGGAGTATGCCGAACCCGGTAGCCAAACTAGGATAGCCCTAGGCAGGTGTCCGTTCATGTGGGCGCAGTCTCTTTATATTCTGGGGAAATTGCTGCAGGAAGTAAGCAAAATCACACATATagcattttaaataacaacgAGAGTTTTGCATTATTCTGTCTCGTTACAGGGATTTCTCGCGGTTGGCGAACTGGATCCTCTCAACAGGCGACTGTGCAGCGAGAAAAAGCCGGACGTGGTGGTGCAGGTAGTCATCTTGGCGGAAGACACGGAGATCAGGGAGAAAATCGCGCAGCATGACATTCACGTGCAAACGATCGCGGAGGTTGCGCCGATCGAAGTGCAGCCCGCGAAAGTGCTCAGTCATCTGTACACGTATCTAGGTACAACTcgacaaataaattatatcgttTATGAGTATTTTTGCGGAACTGCAGCACTTCGATATCTCGCAATGTCTTGTTACTCATATCTCGCTTGTTTTTTAGGGCGCAACGAGAAACTCGGGTTATCTGGACGTAAGTCGAGAGACGTAGGAATCCTGAGCACTAGTAAACTGTATTCCTTGCACGATAAGATATTCGCGTTCACGCCGCAAGTAAGTGACCTGTACCTTGACGATAAGCTCTATCATCTCTCTGTATCTTCTTTACTTCTCTTTTCTTACGTTCTCCTCTTGTTTCTCGCACCGAATCGGGACTAGTTGACAGATATGACCCGCTTCTACATCGCATCGGACTATGAGCTCATGATTGACATATTCAAaggtgaaattaatttcttgaagTCTAGTTGGCAGAATATGTTGGGCCGGCCGCTCGTGGTCATGCCCCTCAAGAACATTCATCTAGGTAATTTAACGATCTCAGGATCATGGTTCTTTTCCTAGCCGCTAATTTAGAAACTTTCGGAAACTTTCGTTGACACTGTCACGAAATAGCCAAATGTGGTTGTCCTATATATGAAAGTCACCTGGCAGTCTCACGTGACGAGTTTTTTTTTACGCGAAAATTTACGTTCTCCCCGGACGATGTGATTGTCTGCTCTCAACAACTAACGTGTCTGCTTGCATGTACTTGTCATGGTTCTCACTTAACAGTTAGTTAACCCTCCATGGTTCGACtccgatgatgatgatgattctGGATATCTCGTGAATTATTTACACTCAATGTATTTGCATATAATGACTTTATACGGTTTATCTCTCTTATCGTTTATagtgtaaatttaatttcaggcTCAGTAAGAGTGCAATTTCCTTGTCGAATCAGTAAATGCTTTCTACAAAAGTGACATTATCCATAGGGGGTTACGGATGTACGAGATTTTAATATAGTTTTCATTTGCGTTATGTTTTGCTATACTCTTCGTTACTAACACTCGATTCGATCATCCGGACCTCAAAAGTAGATGCGATCGTGAGTTGTGTTGATGTTAAACACGTTCGATCGGTACGGCGCGGGACACGAAATAAAACAAGCCCGAGGCGAGAGATATATTGCTTCCTCTTCGAGCACAAAATCCAGCAACAGCAATCATCCTAAAAATATGGCTTTATATCATGTGTCCGGTGGTATGCGCGTGTGTTGCATGTGTTAGAAACTTGACGCGGAGGAGTACTACACGACAAACGACGCCGACCTGCTTGTCAGCACTTACACAACTACCCTGGCCTTCCTCAAAATCAACTGGAAGCAAATGCTCGGCAGACCAACCGTAACCCTTGTCGCTACTCATAATCATTTAGGTACGCTCTCGTCGGATGCTTTAAAAATGCTCATCGTACTCGGCGAAAAGCTTGATGGATATTATACGTACGATACGATTGTGTAGCGTTACCGTGAGATTAGTTGTTAGAAGGTACATCACAAAGTTTCAGCGTGAAAACAGTGCAACAGAGAAATTCGCGAAAAATTCACTCGTAATACAATACGTACACACGATTTCTTTCATTTCGGGATTTCTAGTTTTTTTAATGCAAGCTTACTTTGGCCAGTTACGACAGAAGAACAGTCCGTGTGATTCGTACGTGTAGTTATACTCTCGTCGCGTATTTCTTTGCTGCAGTGTGACTGTACCTTAATTTTGTGGCACTGTATAGACGCTACAAAAGGATACGTTGTTTCTAGAAAGGCATATCTACCTTTTATTTCGCATTccttgtattaaaaaattaattgacgGTTCTTTTGCAGATCAAGGTAAGATACCGCTAGCCATGATAACCACCATGAAGAAACTCAAAAGCGGCTATATCAATGGTACCAGAGTGTCGCTGGGAAATTTGAACGATTTCTTGAGTACGTCGTGTATCACGAATCTCAGTTTCCTGGGGAGTTCCGAGGACGGTCGTCCCGACAAACTAAATCCTCAGGTATATAGAATTCACAACTGGGTGTCTTTAGATAAAAATCATTTACGAGAGTAAATCTTTTCCGTTTGCAAGATTCAACAATATTTGGAGGAGCACCTGATGCGGCCGTTCCCTCATCGTACGGGACTTCTTAGCAAGCAGGGATCGACACGCTCGGCGAAAAACTTACGACGTAGAATGTCGGTTAAGGGCGCGATAAAAAAGACACGGTCCATTGCTGTCGAGCGTAAGTAACATTCGTCCCGCTAAGGAACGGAGTGATTTTAACGTTTCTAACTGTGTGCTGATTATGTCTTTTAAAGAGGAACCCTAAACATTATCGCAATGCCTTCCCACTGCTGTGATTATTACCATTCTCCAAGAATGTAAGTTCACTAACTGAACACTACAATTTCTgcctaatttttaataaaaaattgatctcACATGAGCACAGCTGATGCAAACGTTTTTTagcacatttatattaaaaaagtttgtAAAGTGtgctcatttttattttctaactaCTAAATACTTGCGTATTTAGGCGCTCGTTGACATATATTTACGTATAAGCATCAgcttctataataatattatacatgatCATAAACATCGTCAATGCGGAAATAGAAAAGTTCTTCTTCCATCATTTTAGCCGAGATTCTTGGGATGGCAGGGGAAGAGCGTAGGTACTCTACCGTTTTAACCCTAAGTCCATTTATTGAAGTGACGGACACCACAATGTCCCCTAGCGTCAGCCAACCAGTAACCGTCGAACGCACGCCGTCACCAACGGACGAATTATTGTCGTGGAAAAACTCTCCGAAAACCAAACACCGAACGATATCGGAGACTCAGTACGCCGAGACGGAAATCGAAGAATTGCTCTCTATGCTACGTGAAACGGAAAGTCTCGAGGAGCAGGGAGACATTCTGCAATACATTGTTAGTTATTCCTCCAGTTCGATTCACGAAATCAAGTCGCGCGAAGCTCTATCGATTGTTAGAgcataataaacattattccACGTATTTACAGGTGGATTCGAAAGGACTGTATTTCGACACGGGTGTACTGGAGGAGGGTCATCCCGTCCTGGTGAAGGATCTGCTGAAGAGTCTCTACGAGAAGGCGTGCCAGCAGAAAATGTGGGGTATCGTGCGACACAGCGCTGGCATGTTGGGCAAACGGGTGGAGGACCTGGCGAAAGCGGTCACCGATCTGCTGGTGCGTCAGAAGCAAGTCACCGTTGGCATGCCGCCCAGCAACGAGCACACGATAGTCGCACCCCTGCCGGAGAACGAGTTGCGGGCGGTGATCCATCAGGCGTACGGCGACGACGAGTCGACCGCCATGCTGACGCAGGAGTTGCTCGTCTACCTAGCGATGTTCATCAGAACCGAGCCGCAGCTGTTTCACGAGATGCTGAGGCTACGGGTCGGCCTGATCATCCAAGTCATGGCAACGGAATTGTCGCGCACCCTAATCTGCACTGGAGAGGAAGCCTCCGAGCACCTGCTAAACCTGTCCCCCTTCGAGATGAAAAATCTGCTGCATCACATTATGAGTGGAAAGGAATTTGCCATCAGCAGTGGTACGTCTCGGTTTTGCGATTAATTTGAAAGTTTCTGCCTGATATTGAATGCATGAAAATCTAAAGATTCTTCACTGTCACAGTTGGCCGGGGCAACTTCTCCGTCATTAGTTGTAAATCAAGCAGAGTTAGCAAGGTAATATCATTAGTCTTGCATAAAATCGcgtttgattttaatttactgAATAATTCGATATACAACGTAACAGAAATTGTGCaaaggtataaaaaaatatatctgcaCCTTTCAATTCTCTTTCAaaatgttttctctctctctctatccatAATACACAATCATATATCCatctcaattttaatttatattgaacaaattattaattcttgactttactatttaattaaataaataagtctCTTCTTTTGTAGAAATCTCAGATCGGCGGTTTTCTAAGTGCCGATCAAAATGCAGACAGCGAGGCAGAAGCCGATAGACAAGGCCAGTGGTTACGGAGGCGACGATTGGACGGTGCACTGAACAGAGTACCGAGAGACTTCTACCCGCGTGTGTGGCAGGTTCTTGAAAAGGTAAATTTCGTAAATCAGTACCATTGAATAACTCAATCTAACATGTTTCAacttcataaaaaaaattgtgatgTCCAACAGTGTCATGGTTTAGCAATTGAAGGAAGAATGCTGCCGCAAAATCTCACGCAGGAAATGACATCGGGCGAATTGAAGTTTGCGTTGGCCGTAGAGACCGTTTTGAACACTATACCGCAACCGGAATATCGTCAGCTTGTTGTCGAGGCTCTGATGGTGTTAACACTGGTGACCGAGTACAATGTCGTACCGTCTCTAGGTGGTCTAATCGAGGTTGAAAATTTAGTGCATAAAGCGAACGCCATTTTCTTGGAAGATCAGGTACTTGGCATTGtgtgtttttataattaacgattcaattaaatatttacaatatcaaATTATCAAGTGTAATAATGAAGGAGAATACAGGAAAAAGAAGTAGGGAGCTCTCTTCAATATCATTCCTTGTTTCTTTTGCTATAAgcaagtttaatttaatttaatttaaaattgagatttattttttttattcttttaaatgaaaagtaaTTATGAAATTGCAGATGGCCATCGACGGTGATGCGACATTATGCTGCGCCAAGCCGAAGGAGCAACGTGAAACGACCGCTATGGGAACGCTTCTGTGTGGAGGAGCGGCATATATTTGCCAACATTTTTATGATACTGCCCCTAGTGGAAGCTACGGTACGATGACGTATATCACGAGGGCAATCGCCGTGATGCTCGACTGTCTACCAAAGGAGGGCGACTTGGAATGCTCGATATCATAGTAAACATAATCCTAGCGGCAAATGATCTTTAATCATAGCAAGAATTACTAATACAAATGTCTCGAACAATAGAAATCGTTTATCGTATCCTGTGACGAAGGTAGTGCCATCTGCAAATCGGTTCTTTTATGCATAATAGTCTGCGTTTTATATAACGAATTTGTTGTGAACGGGATACTTTAATTTGAATCAGGAAGTGCAGATCtagcaaatattataaattacgaatGAATATCGAAAGAACcagaaaatattgttaaaatatattaacactTTGTTATCAATTTAGATTGTAGATTTCAGAAATTTTGTGAAagtaattgaatttaattaggCGATTGTATACTAAAAGAAATCATGTTTCGTtggtttcaataaaataactttatttttcttgttataTTGGTGTATTTGTCAGAAAACATTGCCGCCAAAAAAGTTTGCAGTATTCAAGAAATTAAAGTTCAACAGCtaaattttttacatgaaaaatttACCTATTTGTCCTTTGGAGTTTTTTCTTTGGAGAAAGGATTTAATTTGCTTAACCAACTAGAACTCctgtaaaaaagattatatgcatcataaattttgcaaCACGCAAGTGTGCTACACGCCCAGACACCTTACGCATAACAATTACGTACTCTTCTGGTGTTACGACCTCCACGTTTTCAGCTTCTTTGATTTTCGCCTCTTTTCATTGCGGCTAGTAAATTCGatctgaatttaatttttaagggTTTCGGTATGTTTTTAGCTTCATCCAgtcttttatatttcttacagGCTTCCTCATACGACAAACCGTACCATTCAATTTCCTCTCTCGTGTACTAAAAATGtatcaacaaattaataataacgacgATTAATcttatacatttaatacaatacaaaatattttaaaacaatcaATGTCTTGAAGCAAACGACATTTTTACGATTTGATATCCAAGTATTCGTGACTTTTGAAAAAATCCTTAAATCATAACGCATAATACGAGAAAATTTCTCTTACAGCCGATAGGTATTGCTCATATTTGGCGTACACCTCCGCACGCTTCTGCGAATCGTCAGGATACAAAGTTTTGTCCGCTAGTGCAATCAATATCTGACGTTTCAGTTTCAGTGCAAGTAGAGATTTCAAATCGCAGGCTGGAGTCTGCAAATAACGGTCTGTGCGTCAGATAATCAAGAGGAATCTTAGTCGCCTTGCGCATCGACGCACCTTCAACAGATAATGATCGAATCCATAACTCTCGTGGATTAAATCCATCGTTCTCCGTGTAACTACGGTTCTCATGTACGTATCAAGAACCTCGCTGTAGAGAATATCCTTCTTCAAGGTGGGCATCCAAAAACGCGGAGATCTTCTTTTGAATACGCCCTTTTTTATGAAGCCCTGTACAACCGCCTCTCCGCCCCATATGCCCTCGTGCATCTCCTTGGGATAGATCAAAGGCAACGGTACGTTCTGCACTGGACGTCTGTGAATTACGTAAATAGTTACCTCGTCATAGGAAATGGATTACAATATGGATTATTGTATGTATCGTACACTTCTCTGGCTTTCTTATGCCACTCGTAGGTGCCTTTTTTCTCGATATAATGAACCGGAGCTGGCTTCTGCCAATGCCATTCTGCCCAAAACTTTTTGTACTCTTGCGGCAACACAGCGCCAATTCCCTTGCTCCATCGAGATGGCTTTTTTGCGTAATACAATCgctgcaacaattttgcaCATGTTTAATTTAGTTATATCTGGCTACTGATAAAAGATTTCGCAcctaattaacaaaaatgtctAAGAATTTTAAGCATCAACCAAATTTGATGTAATCAAGTATGACATCAGTAATAAatggtaaaattattttttcttgagTTAAAACTAAAACTTGAGACGTACAAGTAtcgatttaaatttttacatgcAGCAGATAATATAAATGAGATATAATTCAAAACAATTCTAATAGAACTTGAGGTTAGATTCCGGGTTATCCATCATCCTGAGAAATTGTTTTAGGATATTACCTGCGCAACTCCCTTAGCCTTAGACATATCGTTATCTGATTTTGCTCAGTTAAGtcagaattataaataatttcgggAAAAATTGATGGAACACCGCACTTGCATTAGTGCACATCTGCATGCCTTACATTTAATTCCTAGTCAATAAGTGAGGACTCGGATATCATGCAATTTTCTGTTACCGATTAAGTAAAATTACCGAGTATCGATACTgtacgaaaatattattagtgaGACCAAATATCGatgttatgtaataataaatttatgggaaagtattaaaaaatatctgttttttaaattcttatttGTTAGTTAAAAGTAAAGATTTAAAGTTTTGATACTGTAATTTTGATTAGATAATTTTTTccacatgtatataatattattaatatgtaattatttaaaaaacaatgtatttaaattatatgtgcgtgcgtgtgtgtatatatatatacatatatataacacgataaaggaatatatacatatgttccATTGAAAGTggatgtattaataaattaataccgCGCGCTATTAATAgctttttagaaaaaaaatattatatgcattaCATGTTTAACCagtcaaaaaattaattcttcattttaatgattcgaaaatataaaagtattgcaagtcaaataaaaaattcattagaCGAACTTTAAATGTGACTTATATGTATTGCAGATTCAGTTGCACGTACGTCACTCGCGTCAACCGTTTGTAAAAAGATACACGATTCATTCCGAGCGACAGCACAAAAATAATGCTTATGAGTCACTCAGATCTGTTCGTACGTATTTCGCGCAAatgcgtgcgagagagaaagagaaagagagttttgcaggaatattttaataaatatcgggCTCAACGTAAGACAACACGACGGAAGACAGCTGGGTGACAGCAGATGCAGCATGCACGATCCGATCCGTAATCAATTTCGGCTTGAGATTGCGTGGCGTGCAAGAATATTCcacgtgaaatttaatttgaatgaTCGATTCGAATTAGACGGAAGTTAACCGCATTACTATCGACGTCGTATAAAATTTGGAGACTTCCTCGAACGGGGATTTCTGCAgtgattatattttcaatccCTTTggccttttttttcttatctgtATAGCTATTACGTTACACGTTACGTTAGTTTTATTTAGCACGGGGTGTAACTGCGAATCTGAAATTTGCATACTTTGAGAAATCATTCTCCGAGAAATTCAAAATCGACTTTTCCGTAagcgaaaattatatttctcatttttatttcacacgtaaataaatttatattacgtttaCCGTCATTTAGATAAAGTTTATTCAGGATTCGAGGCAGTTCTAGTGAAACTTTGTGTGAATTTCCACCAAGTTACATGCATAGGAAAATTAactgttatttaaaataacacTGGTCAGAAATATGCACTACTACGACACGAGCAAATTCTCAATCGTTCTCCACAGACCCGCCTGCGATTGCCGGTCGAATATTCCTTTAATCGTTTGTTAAAAATAGAGATTTCGAAATTGAGTCGCGCTATAGAACACCGAACTCGTCATTGCTGAAAACGGCTTCCAGGTGTTCTTCGCGCATTTAGAATTGCATGCCGATtcataaattgataattttcgcacaagttataatttatttctctaaattataaacttatttacattatatatcttctgcaattttcacaaaaatgat
This genomic interval carries:
- the LOC105281647 gene encoding probable phosphorylase b kinase regulatory subunit alpha isoform X1, whose product is MRSRSNSGVRLDYYQRIVHKIIMNHQNPITGLFPASPSNDHAWVRDNIYCILAVWGLSMAYKKIADVDEDRAKTYELEQSCVKLMRGLLMAMMQQREKVEKFKSSQNPHDALHAKYSSVNGQTVVGDTEWGHLQIDAISLYLLVLAQMTASGLQIVFNLDEVAFIQNLVFYIESAYCTPDYGIWERGDKTNHGLPELNASSIGMAKAAMEAMNELDLFGARGGPTSVIHVLADEAQKCQAVLQSMLPRESNSKELDSGLLSIISFPAFAVDEPNLIHETREAVIKKLQGRYGCKRFLRDGYKTPKEDPNRLYYEPWELRMFENIECEWPLFFCYLILDYCFQGNKEMTEVCTKQLEDVMIKMDDGMKLVPELYSVASKDVSAEYAEPGSQTRIALGRCPFMWAQSLYILGKLLQEGFLAVGELDPLNRRLCSEKKPDVVVQVVILAEDTEIREKIAQHDIHVQTIAEVAPIEVQPAKVLSHLYTYLGRNEKLGLSGRKSRDVGILSTSKLYSLHDKIFAFTPQKLDAEEYYTTNDADLLVSTYTTTLAFLKINWKQMLGRPTVTLVATHNHLDQGKIPLAMITTMKKLKSGYINGTRVSLGNLNDFLSTSCITNLSFLGSSEDGRPDKLNPQIQQYLEEHLMRPFPHRTGLLSKQGSTRSAKNLRRRMSVKGAIKKTRSIAVEPEILGMAGEERRYSTVLTLSPFIEVTDTTMSPSVSQPVTVERTPSPTDELLSWKNSPKTKHRTISETQYAETEIEELLSMLRETESLEEQGDILQYIVDSKGLYFDTGVLEEGHPVLVKDLLKSLYEKACQQKMWGIVRHSAGMLGKRVEDLAKAVTDLLVRQKQVTVGMPPSNEHTIVAPLPENELRAVIHQAYGDDESTAMLTQELLVYLAMFIRTEPQLFHEMLRLRVGLIIQVMATELSRTLICTGEEASEHLLNLSPFEMKNLLHHIMSGKEFAISSVGRGNFSVISCKSSRVSKKSQIGGFLSADQNADSEAEADRQGQWLRRRRLDGALNRVPRDFYPRVWQVLEKCHGLAIEGRMLPQNLTQEMTSGELKFALAVETVLNTIPQPEYRQLVVEALMVLTLVTEYNVVPSLGGLIEVENLVHKANAIFLEDQMAIDGDATLCCAKPKEQRETTAMGTLLCGGAAYICQHFYDTAPSGSYGTMTYITRAIAVMLDCLPKEGDLECSIS
- the LOC105281647 gene encoding probable phosphorylase b kinase regulatory subunit alpha isoform X2, which codes for MRSRSNSGVRLDYYQRIVHKIIMNHQNPITGLFPASPSNDHAWVRDNIYCILAVWGLSMAYKKIADVDEDRAKTYELEQSCVKLMRGLLMAMMQQREKVEKFKSSQNPHDALHAKYSSVNGQTVVGDTEWGHLQIDAISLYLLVLAQMTASGLQIVFNLDEVAFIQNLVFYIESAYCTPDYGIWERGDKTNHGLPELNASSIGMAKAAMEAMNELDLFGARGGPTSVIHVLADEAQKCQAVLQSMLPRESNSKELDSGLLSIISFPAFAVDEPNLIHETREAVIKKLQGRYGCKRFLRDGYKTPKEDPNRLYYEPWELRMFENIECEWPLFFCYLILDYCFQGNKEMTEVCTKQLEDVMIKMDDGMKLVPELYSVASKDVSAEYAEPGSQTRIALGRCPFMWAQSLYILGKLLQEGFLAVGELDPLNRRLCSEKKPDVVVQVVILAEDTEIREKIAQHDIHVQTIAEVAPIEVQPAKVLSHLYTYLGRNEKLGLSGRKSRDVGILSTSKLYSLHDKIFAFTPQLTDMTRFYIASDYELMIDIFKGEINFLKSSWQNMLGRPLVVMPLKNIHLDQGKIPLAMITTMKKLKSGYINGTRVSLGNLNDFLSTSCITNLSFLGSSEDGRPDKLNPQIQQYLEEHLMRPFPHRTGLLSKQGSTRSAKNLRRRMSVKGAIKKTRSIAVEPEILGMAGEERRYSTVLTLSPFIEVTDTTMSPSVSQPVTVERTPSPTDELLSWKNSPKTKHRTISETQYAETEIEELLSMLRETESLEEQGDILQYIVDSKGLYFDTGVLEEGHPVLVKDLLKSLYEKACQQKMWGIVRHSAGMLGKRVEDLAKAVTDLLVRQKQVTVGMPPSNEHTIVAPLPENELRAVIHQAYGDDESTAMLTQELLVYLAMFIRTEPQLFHEMLRLRVGLIIQVMATELSRTLICTGEEASEHLLNLSPFEMKNLLHHIMSGKEFAISSVGRGNFSVISCKSSRVSKKSQIGGFLSADQNADSEAEADRQGQWLRRRRLDGALNRVPRDFYPRVWQVLEKCHGLAIEGRMLPQNLTQEMTSGELKFALAVETVLNTIPQPEYRQLVVEALMVLTLVTEYNVVPSLGGLIEVENLVHKANAIFLEDQMAIDGDATLCCAKPKEQRETTAMGTLLCGGAAYICQHFYDTAPSGSYGTMTYITRAIAVMLDCLPKEGDLECSIS
- the LOC105281648 gene encoding LOW QUALITY PROTEIN: 39S ribosomal protein L28, mitochondrial (The sequence of the model RefSeq protein was modified relative to this genomic sequence to represent the inferred CDS: deleted 1 base in 1 codon), with protein sequence MSKAKGVAQRLYYAKKPSRWSKGIGAVLPQEYKKFWAEWHWQKPAPVHYIEKKGTYEWHKKAREVRPVQNVPLPLIYPKEMHEGIWGGEAVVQGFIKKGVFKRRSPRFWMPTLKKDILYSEVLDTYMRTVVTRRTMDLIHESYGFDHYLLKTPACDLKSLLALKLKRQILIALADKTLYPDDSQKRAEVYAKYEQYLSAYTREEIEWYGLSYEEACKKYKRLDEAKNIPKPLKIKFRSNLLAAMKEAKIKEAENVEVVTPEESSSWLSKLNPFSKEKTPKDK
- the LOC105281647 gene encoding probable phosphorylase b kinase regulatory subunit alpha isoform X3, producing the protein MRSRSNSGVRLDYYQRIVHKIIMNHQNPITGLFPASPSNDHAWVRDNIYCILAVWGLSMAYKKIADVDEDRAKTYELEQSCVKLMRGLLMAMMQQREKVEKFKSSQNPHDALHAKYSSVNGQTVVGDTEWGHLQIDAISLYLLVLAQMTASGLQIVFNLDEVAFIQNLVFYIESAYCTPDYGIWERGDKTNHGLPELNASSIGMAKAAMEAMNELDLFGARGGPTSVIHVLADEAQKCQAVLQSMLPRESNSKELDSGLLSIISFPAFAVDEPNLIHETREAVIKKLQGRYGCKRFLRDGYKTPKEDPNRLYYEPWELRMFENIECEWPLFFCYLILDYCFQGNKEMTEVCTKQLEDVMIKMDDGMKLVPELYSVASKDVSAEYAEPGSQTRIALGRCPFMWAQSLYILGKLLQEGFLAVGELDPLNRRLCSEKKPDVVVQVVILAEDTEIREKIAQHDIHVQTIAEVAPIEVQPAKVLSHLYTYLGRNEKLGLSGRKSRDVGILSTSKLYSLHDKIFAFTPQKLDAEEYYTTNDADLLVSTYTTTLAFLKINWKQMLGRPTVTLVATHNHLDQGKIPLAMITTMKKLKSGYINGTRVSLGNLNDFLSTSCITNLSFLGSSEDGRPDKLNPQIQQYLEEHLMRPFPHRTGLLSKQGSTRSAKNLRRRMSVKGAIKKTRSIAVELTDTTMSPSVSQPVTVERTPSPTDELLSWKNSPKTKHRTISETQYAETEIEELLSMLRETESLEEQGDILQYIVDSKGLYFDTGVLEEGHPVLVKDLLKSLYEKACQQKMWGIVRHSAGMLGKRVEDLAKAVTDLLVRQKQVTVGMPPSNEHTIVAPLPENELRAVIHQAYGDDESTAMLTQELLVYLAMFIRTEPQLFHEMLRLRVGLIIQVMATELSRTLICTGEEASEHLLNLSPFEMKNLLHHIMSGKEFAISSVGRGNFSVISCKSSRVSKKSQIGGFLSADQNADSEAEADRQGQWLRRRRLDGALNRVPRDFYPRVWQVLEKCHGLAIEGRMLPQNLTQEMTSGELKFALAVETVLNTIPQPEYRQLVVEALMVLTLVTEYNVVPSLGGLIEVENLVHKANAIFLEDQMAIDGDATLCCAKPKEQRETTAMGTLLCGGAAYICQHFYDTAPSGSYGTMTYITRAIAVMLDCLPKEGDLECSIS